CCCTTATGTTGGCCACAGCTGCAATCTCCCACTGGCCTATAGTTGGTGGAAAAACAGGAGACTATGTGTGAGCCCAGAAGTAAGGACTGGTTGGCAGGAGCTGTGCCTGCAGTGGGACTGCCAAGTGATAAGTGAGGACACAGAAGCAGAGGCTTTACTATGGGAGATGGAGCCATTGCTGGAGCAGAGACAGCCAGGGAGAAGACTCCTGAGGACTTCCTTCCTCCATCTACCACTCCGTTACCAGGCACTTGCATTGACTAAAACTAGCCAGAAGCCAGGAAGCTTGGAGAATGTAGTTTGCAGAGAATAGTGCCAATTATCTAGAGCAGAGCAGGAAATGGAGCTGAACACAAAGAGACAGACGATACAATGGTACACTCAAATGTTAAGCAAAATAGAGTTCAGTCTCACATGTTAAAACCGAATGATCAAATTTGAGTCACTGCTCATAGGTCTAATAATTTTGACCTTTATTGTGTGaagctaacattttatttcagaagGCAAAAGTCATACAGTCAACTATTCTTATACATTCCATactcaactttttaaattaatctctAACATTTTCACTCACTGgtaaaaggaaaaaggcaaagttGGTGCCATGGACATTAACTGAGTGGATGAGAGTGGTTTTAAAATGTACCATAAGTactagaataaatgaatgaaaatctaTTGATATATCAAGAAATCATGTggataaaaaataatctcttatACTCTATAGAATTATAATTCCATTAACATAGATATGGGTGTCATTTCCAATTATCCATTTTGGGAGATTTAGAacacacatacagatacacaAAACATGACCTCGGTGTGTGCATCCTTTTCTGGTCCCAGCTATGACCTTCAGGAAATGACAGCCTCcctgagtctcaatttcttcaaatataaatgAGGATGATAAAATCTACCTTATAAGGTGATCTTGAGTCATATGACAAAAGTATGAGGAAAGATTTATAAATTATAGGATACTCTACAAATATGCAGAAATAGTATCTGATTAAGCAAGTAGGTATTAGGAATCCACTCATGATTTTGAGCTCTTAGGTACCCACTCatgtctagatttttttaaagatcatcttAAGAaattagcaaaaaaacaaaacaaagggagagagaaatgagaatgacCCTGACACTCACACATGACTTGGGTCAGCCACACAACTTCTTTTGACCTTCCCTGAGTATCCAGTCCTGCTTCTGAGGCCAGAGGAGCGCTGGTCTGGTTTATCAGATTCTCTGTCGGCAGCAGAAAAAGTTCAGCTTGCAATTTCCCACAGCTTTTTCATCCTCGGCGCACATCCTCCTGCATTTGCCCCGTCGGAGCCTGCAGGGCTCACAAGCAGCAAACTCACCTACACGGAGAAAGAGCTGCTGATAGGCCTTTCCCAGGACTCTGTGGAAATGGGGAGAAGCTCAAAGGCCACAAAAAAGGGAGGGTTTGGATCTATGATTACAAAGAGTGTTTTCAAGAACCAGCCAGAGTTTTCAAGAGCTTCACTTTTTTCAGAATGGAGTTGGGGAGAGTTAATTTCTGAGCAAGAATTAAGCACAATCCCTGTTCTCTCTGGTTTATAACCTGGCACGTGTCAAAAGGAAGCCCAGTCAGAAAACGTGTGATATATTTTGTTGAACTATCACAATACATGCCTGATACAACTATAGAGGTTGCAAGATGGAAATGGGAGGGATAGCCTGTGGCTTTGAAAGATCCTTGAAGGAGGAGTCAGAAGACTTAGGTTTAATTCTTGTTTGGGCCTGGCATTGGTCAAGGGTCCTCACTAAACTGCTCAATCTCAGCTGTCCCAGTTGTCCAAAGGACATTCTAGAAATACttgtctatattttaaattcttttagtggTCAAATGGAATAATTTATGTTAGAATACTTTGCAAAACACTATATACTCAATTATCAATTTTTGTTGTTACTTTAAGCAGAAGCATTTTCACACAACCAGAAATCATTTTCCAGGGTAACTTTCATGGATCAGGCAGGTAGTGTCTTTTCCATGcaaaaaaagttttgtttgtaGCCTACCACTTATTATTTATCTCCCCTGGGCAAAATTATTTAGCATCTCTTCTATGCTTCTGTTTCAACTCTGTAAAATGGTGGctataatagtgcctacctcacagagatttttcaaagattaaatgacataatccACATAAAGTTGGTAATAGACTGCCTGGtccatagtaagcactcaatcaTGAGTAGCACCCTTAAGCTTTCTCACTCTGAAATTCTGTCTAAACACTTGTAAATTTTGTTTGCAATTACCCAGGaacatttctttcagttctgtttaTAATATGATTTCTTCCTGTATAATATGAGTCCACAAAAATAGATCAGTGGGCCATTCATTATGAACAGCTCTTCTGTACTACGGTGACGAATTTTCATTGAACCATCCTCACTCCTTTATTTGATATTTCTTAGACCAACAGCATACATTAGCAACATACTTTACTGGATTTAGGAGCAGAGCCCATAAGAGCTGGATAAGCATGGCTCAGAGCAGTGCTAATTGGCTGCTACAAGCTTGATCCTGTGACCTTGGTTTAGTTTGCACCATGAGCTAATGAGAATAGCCACCAGGTGCAAATCTCTATGGCCAAAATTACAATCCAGTAACAAAGAGCTTTCTCCGAAAAATGGAAGATCCAGATATGATGCTgggaacaaaaagaagagaagaaggtagAGCTGGTGGACTGGTTTTCAGGCAATTCTATTTTCACTACTGTCTCTATTGCCTCTTTGTCTTCAGAAGTCAGACATAGCTGATGGGTCAGAGTtcctaaaagtaaaaattatacacAAAGGATTTAACTCACCTCCTGGAAATGGCTGGGAATACTCAAGTCCTGCCTGGCACCCTAAATTCAAAACAAAGCACATTTTGGGTATTAAAATCAGTGCAGGGAATAACATTGTGTAAAATAGTTTTCCCAAATTGACACATCTGCTGTCAGGGAACAGCAGACCACAGAGTTTGCTTCTTTATTCTACTTCTGAAGGCTAGCACTCCCGTTAACCAGTAAGAAGAAGGTATAAAAAGAGGGAATAGCACTCTGCTCTTAGAAAATCCCACTGCAGGGTCAAGAAACTCCTACGAGAAGTGCAACGGGGAGCTGACTGTCACTCTCAATTTTTAAGGCCGTACATAGAATCATCAAGTTTTATGACACGCCCATCAAAATCCCATCCGTTTTCATTTACCTGATGGAAATTgagccaaaacaaagaaaaaggcaaagaaaaaataaaacatcttccTGTTTGGGGCCATCTCTGAGGAAAGAGTCTTCAGAACAGAGGTTTGGGATTTCTCTGAGAGGTCAAGAGGcctatttatatttgaaagtgaTGGGCTATGCTCTTGGTCAGTGAAGTGAATCAATAAAGAAAGCACATTTATATGCTCCATTTCCCAGGATCAAGGACTCACATGATGGATAGTAACCCTGGGCCTCCATAAAGCATTATATTTTGGGCATTCTGACTGGAGTAGGGGAAAGAACACCAGACCAGGAGTTGGAAGACCAGGAACCACATACAGCTCTGCCCTACTGATCTAGGCACTGTGAGCATGTCACTTCTCTCACCTCTCCCAACTTCAGTTCTAGCATCTATCAGATCAGGACCAACTACAGTTATTGAGAAAGAACACAATTATTCTGTCAGCCTCTCAAAGTTGTTGTAAGGACCTGGCATAACTATGAAGCAAAAGTgctttgaacatatggaatactTAGAAGGAGAGCTGGTACCTGAATGAGCTCAATAAATGTGGACTGTTACTATATTGGCTTTCATTTGTGCTGTCTATAAATATCACAAGGAAAACAGGAGGAGAGCAACCATTTTGCCAAGTTAGCTCTGGATCCCTGAGCCTGTAACAATGTCACCAAGCAGATCAGTCATAATTACTACGCCCTTTTAATTCATTAAGAATATGGATATTAGAAATGACCTTCATATCATTGTACCCCCAAATAAGTCCCATCTTGTTGCCTATCCTTGTACAAtgctctcttcttcatttttagaaagaaaaataggataaTTTGAAAATGTCGACTCTAAGGTCAGACAGGTGGATTTAGCAAGTGTATGAACTTGAACGGGTTGCTTAATTTTTTGAACATCcctttcctcatccttaaaatgaaGATGTAATAATGGGACATAGTCCATAGGATACTTGAGAGGATTAACTGAAATACTGTACATAAGGTGTATATCAGTGTGAATGTCATGCTATAGCCATTCAcaatctctctatctctctatcacATATCTCTCTATCAACTTTTCCATAGACTCTTTTTCAAGTCCACTAATTCGTAATGAATATTTCCTGACCTATAAAACACAACAGTGCTGCTATCTGTACGCTGGTATCCGTGGCAGGCAAACAATTCACCTTCAGAAACACAAGCTAATACATACGCACTAGGGGATAGAGAGCTGCTTCTAATGCCTTTCaacttttaagcatttttaataaCCTGGACCCAAATGGCTTTGTGGCCATGTG
This Equus quagga isolate Etosha38 chromosome 22, UCLA_HA_Equagga_1.0, whole genome shotgun sequence DNA region includes the following protein-coding sequences:
- the LOC124231634 gene encoding beta-defensin 105-like yields the protein MAPNRKMFYFFFAFFFVLAQFPSGCQAGLEYSQPFPGGEFAACEPCRLRRGKCRRMCAEDEKAVGNCKLNFFCCRQRI